Within the uncultured Fusobacterium sp. genome, the region CAATGGCTGATAATTTTGTAGAAATAATATTAGGAGCTCTTTCAAAAACTGATATGTCGAAAGTTTGGAAAGCAACAGACAAACTAAGTACTTGTGTTAGAGGAAAAAGAGTACATGTTTTTGATAGTGTAAAGGGATTGTTTATAAATGCTTATAGAGAAAATGTTCATATGGCATTGGAAGCAACTTTTTCAAAAGGGTGTCCTGGAGATACTGATGCAGATTCTTTTATGGAAGTAGATGATATAAAATTAAATGAAAATTTAATCAAAGATCAAAAATTCAATGTTGTAAGTAAAATATCATTCTATCCTATGGGAGAAAATGATTATATGGAGCATATAGCTCATGCAGTTATGAAAGCTAAAGAAAATGGTGTATTTTCAAAAAGTTCTCACTATGTTTCTATTCTTGAAGGGGATGTACATGATGTGTTTAAAACTTTAGAAGATATATTTGAATATGGAGAAGCTAATCTATCACACTATATTTTACAAGTTACAATATCAGTAAATAGTCCAACAAAGGAATAGAATTAGGAGGAAAAAATGTTTAATTGGAAGTTAAAAGATGTAATAATGGTATGTTTATTTTCAGTAATATTTTCATTTATATATTTAGGAGCAGTATATTTAGCTAACTTTATAGCTACAATTTTAGCTCCATTAGGACTAGCTCCATTTGCTTATGAAATATTATTTGGAGTATGGTTTATGGCAGCAACTTTTGTTCCATATATAGTTCAAAGATCAGGAGTAGCTATTATAGCAGAGGTTTTATCAGCTGTAATAGAAGTTATTATGGGAAATATGTTTGGACCAATAGTTATATTATCAGGAATAATTCAAGGGGCAGGACCTGAGATTATTTTTGCTAAAGATAAGTATAAAAACTATACTATGAAAAATATGTGTTTAGCTGCATTTGCTGCATGTGTAACTAGTTTTATATGGGGATTTGTAAGAGGTGGATTTGTAAAATACTCAGCTACAATGTTAGTGGGAATGTTTGTTGTAAGAGCTATTAGTTCAATTATTTTTGCAGGGGTAATCTGTAAAATAGCAGCAGATAAATTAGCAAAAACAGGTGCTTTAAGTAGTTATACATTGGGAAATCAAAATAGTATGGAAGATTAATCTATGAAAAAAGTTTTAAGTTGTGAAGAGACAGAATTTAAATATCAGATAAATTCTAAAAACAATATAATTGAGGGTTTTTCTTATGATTTTTTAGAAGAAAGAGTCTACCTTATCTCTGGGTTTTCAGGTTGTGGAAAAAGTACATTAGCATATATTTTATCAGGGCTTTATCCTGAACATAAAGGGGTAATGTCAAAAGGTAAGGTATTGCTTTTAAATAGAGATATATCAGAATACTTACCAAATGAGAGAGTAAAAGATATTATGATGATGTTTCAAAATTCTGATACTCAATTTTGTATGGAAAAAGTAAAGGATGAGATTATTTTT harbors:
- a CDS encoding YkoF family thiamine/hydroxymethylpyrimidine-binding protein, whose protein sequence is MGLKDCLWCIGGASKGVSGCRFSLYPMADNFVEIILGALSKTDMSKVWKATDKLSTCVRGKRVHVFDSVKGLFINAYRENVHMALEATFSKGCPGDTDADSFMEVDDIKLNENLIKDQKFNVVSKISFYPMGENDYMEHIAHAVMKAKENGVFSKSSHYVSILEGDVHDVFKTLEDIFEYGEANLSHYILQVTISVNSPTKE
- a CDS encoding ECF transporter S component encodes the protein MFNWKLKDVIMVCLFSVIFSFIYLGAVYLANFIATILAPLGLAPFAYEILFGVWFMAATFVPYIVQRSGVAIIAEVLSAVIEVIMGNMFGPIVILSGIIQGAGPEIIFAKDKYKNYTMKNMCLAAFAACVTSFIWGFVRGGFVKYSATMLVGMFVVRAISSIIFAGVICKIAADKLAKTGALSSYTLGNQNSMED